TGCGCGGCGGAAGGAGTCTTGGCCTTTTTGTTGCCGTTCGTATACGAGTGAGACTGGCCCTCTTCGTCGGTAAACACACCGGTCGCGTATTGCTGGAAAGACGAAGTCTGGCCGTCCATGACATAGATACCAGGGGGGTACGCAGGGTCGGCATCGCAAGTGTCGAATGAGTCAGGCGCATAGTTACCGGGCATGACCCAGTTGCAGCCGACCCTGTCGAGAGTGTGTTCACACTCCGTCCCCGGCGGCGCCTGGTCCGAGCCAGCGATACACACACGGAAGCACATAATGTTGTAGCCGACATAGTTCATCCATTCCTCGTAGAACTCGTCCTTGCCACTAATGTTGGAGGTGACGTTACCGCCGACGGGGTTACCCTTGTTCGTCGCACCGTGGGGGTCGAGCTCGCCACCAGTGTCGCCCGGAGCAAAGTTAATCTTGGTAAAGTCGCCCAGAGCCATGACCTGGACGTAGAGCGGTGTCTTGACAAAGTGAGCAGCAGTGACAGTACCGTCGGGGATCACACGAGCATCGTTACGAGGCTTGGTGCAGTAAGCCACCACCTCAGCCTCGACATCGCCGAGGGGCTTGGAGTTGTCTTTGGGGCCAAATGTGCACCAGTCATCCACAGAGTTGATCGAGGCGAGACGCGACTCGGACTTTTGGTTGATCGGGGTGTCGAGCTTGGGCTTGGCAGGGTTGGTCTTGCCGTTCTGGTTGACGGCAAGCACACCGGGGTAGTTCTGTGTGGGGCTACCGAACTGGAAAGGACCCGAGCTCGAGTCCAAAGCAGGCGACTTCTTCTTGCCGCCAGCTGAGCCGGCAGTGCCAGACTCCGAATcagcgctcgaggaggCAGAAGAGGAGGCCGAGTTCGAGGAGCTCGAATCGGAAGAAGACTTTGAGGACGAACCGCCAGTAGCGCTAGAATCGGAAGCGTCAGAGGCAGCAGTAGAGTCGGCAGCAGAGCTGGcctggcgcgcaagcaagttgcgctgcgccagctgGCCGCGGTCTGGCCTGTAAACAATAGCCTGGGTAGGCAGCACAGCGAGAGAGACGACAGCAAGTAAGGCCACGACTTGACGGATGGGAATAATCATTCTATCCTTAAAAACGTAGGGTAGGCCACGGGAGTAATAGTGTTTGCAAGGAAAGAGTGCGCGTGTTGTGCCCCTTGTGCCTCGTTCGACTCAGCGTACGGTATGGGCTGTGTTTCAACCTGAGTGCATATTCACGTGCAGTTTTAAGTGTTAGTCCAATCAACAGAGTCACGCTACCCATTGATCGTGCAGGGAGAGTCTACAGCATTGCGTCACGTGCCATTgacttgcgctcgtcggcgaGACGCAcgatttgctgcgcgaaatggTGGTGCGTATTCGTTTGGCGCGGCATGGGACGAGAAACAATCCGTTTTATCACCTGGTAGCCATCCAGAACACCAAGGCAAGGAATGCAAGGCCTATTGAAAAGCTGGGCGAGTACGACCCAATCCCCCgtccgctgcgccagcCGATCGTGAGCCCACGCTCCGAAGATCGGCCGGGGTTTAACGGCCAAGTTATCTCGCCGGGGATTGCAACCAACATCCCGCGAGAGAAGCGCATAGAGTGGAACGAGGGACGGATCAAATACTGGCTCGATAACGGCGCACAGCCGAGTAAgtcagcggcgcgtctcTTGGACAGGGTACGTGAACTAGTGTGGCATACGAATGACTACAGGCAGGGCTGATTCCCTTAGAGAAACGCGACCAGTACAAGGGCATCTATCCGCGCACGCAGTCTGCGCGACCTGTGCTTCCGGCCGGCGTGCACGATCCACACACTGCGtagctgctgcgccgggCTCGTGCAGcccttggcgccgcgccaacGCTTGGCAAAACGGGAGACGTGCATCGGCGTACAAAGGAATACATGCATGGGTATATTCATTACCTGCCCTTACAAAAGCAGTGCGACGGCACTGGCATCTGTTGTTAGTAAGCATATACCAAATacagcgcttgcgcataCGTACCTTATCTCGCCCCTCGGCCGTTCTCCTCGGCATGTTCTGGGAACGGCATGCCCATTTGTGCCATCATctcgggcggcggcataGGAAAGGGGAAGCCAGGCATGGCACCGCCCATGggcatcggcatcggcaTATCTGGCCCTGGCATGGCTTGCATAAAGGATTGCATCATGCTAGGATCAAacggcggcatgggcggtCCGCCAGCTGCGATCCACGGCGGCATATCTGGGCCGCCCTGCATAGCAGCCATTTGGGCCATCATTGCCATGAATTCAGGGGGCGGCACGGGCGGTACCATAGTCTCTGTAGCAGGCAAGGGCGACGTTGATCGCGCGGGGAATGGCGCAATTTCCGTACCGGTCGTCATGGaggccggcggcggcgccatgctAGCAAACGATAAAACAATTTCCTCTGGCTCCTCTGGCGTGGGGGGAATCGCTGCAGCGGTAGGATAGACGGCTTCCTCGACCGcatgctcgcgctcttcttGCGCTTCCTTGGTATCGCTTTCCGAACCGCGCTCGGGCAGAGGCCCAGAGGGGGGGTCGGGCAGGTATGGTTCTACTGGGGTGTACCAGTCAATCTGCTCATCCATTTCGGCGTGTGCCTGGCGGAAAGCGCCGCCTTCTTCCATATCCAGCGCACCGACACCTTTTGCGCCATGGTACATTTCGTCGTCGTACACAGCTGGCTCGATGAGCTTGATCGATACAAGCGCCATTCCATCGTGGTCCTTCCAGTGCACAGCCTTTTTGCGTTTCCGCTGGAcctgcgcgtgtgcagagGCTTCCGGTTTGGCGTGGCTCATGGGCGCTTGCGGCTGGTCGATCAAGGACATGAAACTCGCAAGGTCTTTAGAGGCGTTGTTGTTCGTCTTGGCTGCCGTGCGAGTGTTGCGCTTCGGCTCCAAAGCCGCGGTGGTTCGTGCGACCGGCGCTTTGGCAGGCACATCGTGAATTTGCGGCGAGCTTCGCCGCTCTGTCGCTGCAGAAGCACGCGCGTTGGTCGACGAGGACAATAGGGTGTTTGGGGGGCGTGCCGCTTGTGCAGACGTACTTTTAGGCCGCTTTGCGGTGTCCGTAGTGGGTGCAGAAGCAGCAACCCGTTTTGTAGATGTGGGTGgcgttgcggcgcgctgcggcgcgggcggcgaCGGCCTGACCGACACCAGCGCGCTCCATTTATCCTTGATTGCGTCTGCGAGCGACCTAGCTTGCTCACTCCGTGCTCTTTTTTGCGTGCCGGTGATAAGCTTTCCCAGCCCGATGTGGTCCTTCAAATGCTCCAGCTGAATAGGCAATACTTGGAGCAACTCCAATACCGGGACGAGCACGTCTTTGAACCGCTCGCTCTGGTCCTCTACCTCGGCTTTCCGCGGCGGTGTGGCATCGCTGAGCCATGCGGCGAGGATCGCCCGCCCTCGAATGTCTTGCGCAAAGCTCGTAAAGTACGCTGGCGTGCCGAATCGGCGCATGAGCTGGACGACTGTGAGTCGCTCATCTGGGGTCGTGGGATGCAGTACGAGTGGATCGACGGGAGAGGAGTTGCTGAGGAGCGTAATGAGCGCGCCCGCAGCCTGCATGGGGCTCTGTTCGATCAGGCTTTTCGAGATAAGTAGCGATGCACTCCGTGTGATGTTGGGATGGGATGCATGCGTGAACAAGCTGGACGGATTGTCCGCAggaggccgaggcgcatCGCCCTGGATAGCATCGGTCGATACTGGAATAGTCGGCGTAGCAAACTGCGCAGACGGCGGCTGCGAACCGTGCAGCTGGGCAGCATCTGCAGTATGCGCCGTATCCGCTCTACGTCTGTATGTTAGCAGCTGAAAAACACAACGACATGCACATGCCTGCATGCCGCACAACAATACGTGGCGAGGGGGCATGCACGGGCTGCACTTTGCCTCGCACCCATCGCCATGGTTTGTGCGGTACATGCCGTCCATGCGCACGTATGTAGTCTACGCACTCTTGTGACACGGTCGTCATCGCTCCAGCACAGGACAAGTCCCGAGGTAAATTTCAATATGCAGCAATAGTACACTAGTGTGCAATAGCGCCTGATAGGCACTCAGACAATGTTCGTAATCCAAGATCACCCGCAGAGTACCAGCACCTCCAGAACAAAGAAGCGATCCCTGAATATCTACTAGGGCGACGAACTATGACAAGCGAGTGCACGCTCCAGTGCAATCAATCAAGTAATACTCACGACGTATTGACGTAACGATACCGCACACGCGCTGGTGTGCCGTTGTACCGTGGCGGAGTGTCGAGGCAAACATGCTGGGGACAGCACAGTTTTTCCCGCAAGTCACGTGGTACATGGCAACCGGACTGGACCGCTAcgcccgacgcgccgcgaatTGTATGTGGTGGAAGGGAGCGCACTTGGTGCCAATATGGCATGCGTGATAGAAGCGATACGCGCGCTACTGAGAGCATCTGTTCAACCACGTTTCTGCCTTTTGCACCCCCGCCACGCCACGCTCGCACTACGCTCGGTTCCGCGCACAAGCCATGTCCGATAGCGACACACGTATGTGCTAGCCCTTCTATTGCAGACCCCATAGCCCATGTACAAGCTGGGAAACGTGCGTAgagcatgccgcgcgcctaCAAAGTGCCACACGCTAAAATGCATGTCCTCCACTTTTGGGTCCGCCGTGCGTCTTTCCTTGTTGACGGGCGCGGCCTTTATATCCACTATGCCATTGAGTGCATGGCccgcgcagctttgcaccgtgtgtgcactgcgcagcttttCATATAAGTCCTTCACTTATGGTGCGCGCACCATAACCACAGCACCTCCTCGTCACAGGAAAAAGAAATTAGAGCACCGCGTGCAGTATAACTACGATATATTTGCACCAGTTCCCCCAGAGGAACACTATACGTTGCCCTTGGTAACTGCAGAGCACCTCGCACAGTCAAGGACGCGGCCGCATTCTGTGCGTATGCTGACGAGGGACTTTATCTACGACAGCCTGTACAACCCATACTACGGCTACTTTAGTAGGCAAGCTGCCCTCCTTCCTCACCGCGCGCTCCCAGTATCGTCCACATGTGCACCATTACAGCCGGAGTTCGACTTTCGTGCCATCAAGAACGAGACCGAGTTTATGCGTGTAGTCCAGCAGCGGTACATGGAATTCGAGAAACGATTCGAAGAGGCGCGGCTGAAGCGCGACAAGAACGCACATAAAGACGGCCCCTCTTtgcaggagcgcatcgatgcgaTTGTCAAGGAAGAAAAACGGACGTCGTGGGGAAGTGCAGAGATTCTCgatctcgcgcgcgagaaaGGGCGTCTGCTGGAACTGCAGAGCACGAATAGTATGTCCGAGGCTGAGGTCGATGCCATGGCCGCCGGCCAGGTATGGCACACGCCGACACAGCTTTTTAGTCCGTACTATGGACGCGCACTTGCAAGGTACCTTGTCGCGGAGTACAAGCTGCATCTCTTCCCGCACCACGACCTTATCTTGTACGAGCTCGGCGGGGGTGCAGGTACGCTGTCGTGCGATATTCTGGACTACATCGAAGAGGTCGAGCCCGATGTCTACGCGCAGACTTGCTACGTGATTGTAGAGATTAGCGAGCGCCTTGccacgcagcagcgcgagagACTTGCGCGGCATATCGTAAATGGTGTCGTGGAGATTGTGCACCGCGACTTTTTACAGTGGGACCAACATGTACCGGAGCCGTGCTTTGTTGTTGCGTTGGAGGTGTTGGACAACCTGGCACACGATGTGGTGCGCTATTCCACCGCAAATCTAGCGGCGTACCAGGGGCTCGTCTCGATTGACCACACGGGCGACTTTCACGAGCTGTGGGAGCCGGTGTCGGACCCGCTCATCCAGCGGTACTTGCGCATCCGCTCGTCCGTGCGCCCGACACTCTTGCCGCCAGGTGCGCCAGCACACTTGAACTACCTGCCAGAGTCAATGCGCGCCATTCTGCACGAGCATTTGCCTCTGTACCCGAACCTGACGCCGCCGCATTATATTCCCAcgggcgcgctgcagatgATGGACGTGCTCAAAAAGCACTTTCCTTTGCACCGCCTCGTTCTCTCTGATTTCTCGTCCCTCCCCGACGCGATCGAGGGCGTGAATGGCCCTGTCGTGCAGACGCGACACAAGGGGACCATGATCCCGGTGACGACCTACTGCGTCCTGCAGGGGTTCTTTGATATCTTCTTTCCTACCAACTTTGACGATCTGCGGGATGTGTATCTCCGCGTCATGGCCTCGCCACCGGCAGACCTTGCTACTGACGAGAAGCCCAGCGAAGCGGCTGCTTCTACGTCCCATAACACCTCCGGCTATTTCACGCCGACATACCCACCCCCATTCGCACAGGCGGACGGCTACGAAAACTATGCACTCTCCCCTGCGCGCCTGTTCAGCGCCGAGGTCATTCCGCCTCCACTGCTTTCCGCGTCAAGAGAGGCGCGTATTGTCACACATGCCGAGTTCTTGACGAGGTATGCCGAAGTAGGTCAGAcccagctgcgcgacggtACCAATCCGCTCCTGTCTTGGTACCAAAATGCCTGCTGGTTTCTTACGTAGCTGTGGAGAATTGGGCCACATTTAGCAAATCGGCAATGTCCCGATCGACTCGTCTCGCTTCCTTTGCCGCTGCAACGATGGTCGAAGCAAAGGCTGCGCGCCCATCCACAACCGGACGGATTACCGTTTGTATTGGTATTTGTACGTATTGAACAGGTGACATTAATCACAGTGCTATTTGCACATGCGGCATACTCGACGTATGAGAGTAGGTTGTGTTTATCCCTGCTGACGCCAGTTCTCTCGCAGGGCAAGTCGCTCGATCAAGGCACCGCATCTACCAAATACGAGACGTCGGCCATTCCATGGGACGTACGTGTTTTTTATGAGTAGCTCACTCTACAGGTCACACTCGAGACGCTCTTTGCGTTTGCCGTCCTCGCTGCAGGATGTGCTTTGACGACGCCGTTGCTTCGGGAAATTGCGTGGACGACGGAGCTCAGCGCAGAGTACGTACCACAGCCCTCTCACACATAGCACAAACGACCGGATCCAGGCGCGGCCCAACTTCGCCAATGTGCACCACCGCGGCTCGAAGTTGTTTGGCACAATAGAGAGCTAAGGAGCCAGATGTACATATTGTGAATGGAAAAAACCATCGTTTTACGAACTACTGCGCAGACCTTATAGGAAAAGAAACAATTTTCCACCGCATACAACTGTCCGTAGGCGCTTAGAAGCACTTCCTGTGCACGATCGACGGACCGGCTTCGTCGTACTCCTGCTTGGAGATCCACATCTGCTGGAAGGTGGAGAGCGAGGCAAGGATGGAACCACCGATCCAGACAGAGTACTTGCGCTCGGGAGGAGCAACGATCTTGACCTTCATGCTGCTCGGGGCGAGCGCGGTGATCTCTTTCTGCATGCGGTCAGAGATACCGGGGTACATAGTAGTGCCACCCGACATGACAATGTTGCCGTAGAGGTCCTTGCGGATGTCCAGATCACACTTCATGATCGAGTTGTACGTAGTCTCGTGGATACCGGCAGCCTCAAGACCAAGGAAGCTCGGCTGGAAGAGGGCCTCGGGGCAGCGGAAGCGCTCGTTGCCAATGGTGATCACCTGTCCGTCGGGCAGCTCGTAGCTCTTCTCGAGCGCAGAGctctgcgcggcggtgaGCATCTCCTGTTCAaagtcgagcgcgacgtaGCAAAGCTTCTCCTTGATGTCGCGCACGATCTCACGCTCGGCCGTGGTCGTGAAGGGGTAGCCACGCTCCATGAGGATCTTGACGAGGTGGTCAGTAAGGTCGCGTCCGGCAAGGTCGAGACGCAAAATGGCGTGGGGAAGAGAGTAACCCTCGTAGATGGGCACAGTGTGGGTAACACCGTCACCAGAATCGAGCACGATACCCGTGGTACGACCAGACGCGTACAGAGAAAGCACTGCCTGGATAGAGACGTAGAATGCGGGCGCGTTAAAGGTTTCGAACATGATCTGCGTCATTTTCTCACGGTTGGCCTTGGGGTTCAGCGGCGCCTCGGTAAGCAGGACGGGGTGCTCCTCCGGTGCCACACGCAGCTCGTTGTAGAAGGTGTGGTGCCAGATCTTCTCCATATCATCCCAGTTGGTCACGATACCGTGCTCGATGGGGTACTTCAACGTGAGAATACCACGCTTGGACTGGGCCTCGTCACCGACATAGGAGTCTTTCTGGCCCATGCCTACCATCACACCGGTGTGACGTGGACGACCGACGATGGAGGGAAACACAGCGCGGGGTGCATCGTCACCGGCAAAACCGGCCTTGCACATACCCGAACCATTGTCAATAACAAGCTGTGTCGCGTTAGCCAAGTTCCTCGCGCGTAGGGCGCATTGCAATACATACAGCAGCAACCTCGTCTGTTTACCGTAACATGCACATTGCGGACAATGAGAGCAGCGTGGTCAGTACGCAATTCTTATAAAGGTGCAAATGTGCACAGTACGTACCTTCCATGGTGATTGAAGTTATCCAACGTACGCGCAAACAACAGCGGAGCGACTACGTCGCACAATGTATTCAACGTGGTGGGTATGCAGAGTTTGGCCAATCAGAATGTACACCGAACTATCGAAAGCTCATCCCGCGTGCCGGCGTGGTGCCTACTGGCCAGCTGGCCCgcctgccgccgccaccgccaCATACGCCAGTAGGTCGCGGTGCAGTTGCTTCGGCCGAGACACATTGTGCTGGCACGCAGCTCACGTGCATGTGTGGAGGAGCATGCTACTGGTACAAGGGACTAGGGAGACTATCGActcgtgcgctgcacacgcatcACTTCTTCTTGTCCTTGTCCTTTGAGCTGGACTTGGCCTTCTTTGCAGCCTTCTTTGCAGCCTTTTCTACATTGCTGGCCTTGTCCTTGTCCTTGCTCTTGCTCTTGGACTTCTTGGACTTCTTTTCTTTCTTGTCCTTCTTGGACGCCTTGCTCTTCTCCTTTGACTTtatgggcgctgcaggctcgctgtcgtcgtcgctgtcgcTGTCATCGTCATCGTCTACCTCAGCTTCGACATCCATCAAATCGCCAGCCTCCTCTTCCATAGCCATAATCGCCTTGTGCATCGCATCGCTGTTCTTGCCCGTGGGCTTACCAGTCTCGTAAAACTCGAGACGTTCTTCCACCTGCTGGTGAAGAACCTCGCCAAACTTGGTCGTCGGCATCTCAGAGAAGCAGTCGATGCGAGAAGCAATGCTAATCTTGTTGGCAAGGAagcgcgacatgcgccCCTTGTTCTtcggagcggcgcgcgcaatagCAGATGCGTGGTAAATCAAACCGTATTTGGGCGTGTTTCCTTTTGTCTTGAGCGCACGGAAAAGCGCCTTTTCCGCCCCGAGAATCTGTACCGTGGACGCCGGATACTTGGCCAGGTTTGTCAGCGAGCCAGCGTGCGAAATAAGGCGTGCGCCGATCACCTCACCAATGAGTGCAGAAAGGTTCGGCGCGACAAGGTGCATCTTCTCCACAAGGTAAGCGTGCATCTGCTTGCGATATGTAGCCAAATGCACGACTCTATCGGCAAAGTTCTCGATGTTGATCATGTCCAACTCTCCAATCTCGGTGCCCATACTCGCACGCCCCGCATCCAGGATgttttgcgctgcaattTCATCGCCTTCAAGGATCTCGGTCATCTCCTCCAACTTGTCCTCCGATAGTTCTTCCTTGGCCTtgacgaagcgcgcgaggcgcgcatACGTAATATTATCCGGCACGAGACGGACCAACTCTGGAAAGTGCCAACCGTACCactcgcgcacacgcatgGCAAATGTATTCACATCCTTGTCGAGTGTATCGAGCAGTGCAATTGCCTGGATAATCATATTGTCGCTGCGGTTCACGTTGAACTTGACCTTGGAGCGCGAATACGAGTGACCGAGACCCAGCTGAGCACGCTCGAGATCACCAGGCATCATACCCTTGAGCATTTTGTCTGCATGAAGGCGCACGCCACGGATTAGCTCCTGCGAGGTCTCGCCGGTGTCGCAAGGAATGCCAGTGTCGGACACGATCGAGCTGGCGAGGTTGCGGTCCGCCACGCCAAGCTCGATGCCCTTCACTTTCTTGCCCTCCGGGCGCAGGTTAAGCGTGagcagcgagcgcaaatGGTCGTCCACAATGCCCTCGGAGATATCCAAGCATCCTTGCAACGCCTCCGGAGCACTCGTAAAAGGGCTGAAACTCACGAGCCTGACCATTTTGCCGAACGCCTGCAGgtccgcaagcgcctcctGCACCTGCTTCGTCTGTGAGCCGATGCTCTCTGACTGATCCACCTTGAACAATGCAAggcctgcagcgctctCAAAGAGCACATGAGTCGGTGTTCCCGGCATCGCGATGAGCAACCGTCGTCGTGGTCCACTTTTtcgccatgcagcgcgaatGGCCCGGCAGCAAAAAAATCCACGTGATGCATTGTCGGCCGATGCGCGATcaggcgcagcgacgcgtaGGCCTCACGGACCTCTTCCCTAGAccatgtcgcgcagcagttACGACCGTCACTTGACGATCTTCTCGCCCGAGGGCCGGCTGTACCAGGTTGAGTATGCATTTAAGGCGATCAATGCTGCTGGAATCACTGCAGTTGCAGTGCGTGGCTGCGATTCTGTGGTGATTGCGACGCAAAAAAAGGTGCAGGACAAGTTGATCGACGCTTCCACCGTCACGCACATTTACTCGCTTACTCCCGAGATTGGATGTGTGATCACGGGCCGTGAGTCGGATGCACTTTCCcaggtgcagcgcgcacgctccgaGGCGGCCGAGTACAAGTACAAGTACGGATACCCCATTTCTCCGGACCTCCTCGCGAAGCGTTTGGCCAATATCAACCAAGTATACACGCAGAAGGCCGCCATGCGCCCACTGGGCATTGCCATGATTCTTATTGGTCTTGATGACGAGCAggacagcgcgccgcagattTTCAAGCTCGATCCTGCGGGCCACTACGAGGGATTTCGCGCAACGGCGAGCGGGGCAAAGCAGACCGAAGCGATCAACTTTTTGGAGAGGCAGTTTAAGCGCTCCGCACACCCCTCCCTACCTCCCTCGACGCGTCCTCATGCGGCCACATCGCCTGCGGACGAGGCCATGGTTGAGGCTGCCGAAGTAAGCGCGCACTTGAGCCGCGACGATCTGCTCGACATGGCTGTAAATGCGCTGAACACGGTCCTCGCACAGGAACTCAAGGCGAATGAAATTCAAGTCGGTCTTGTTGGCGGCCCAGTCGCGAAGCAGGGCGACGAGTTCGAGCGGAGATTCCGGACGCTGAACGAAAACGAGATTGGACAGGTTttggagcgcctcgcggaGCGCGATTAGCTACTATAGAGTCTACAGCTTCATTTCTTCGTCCGAGTCGATCGTAGCGTTTTCCGCGGGGTTCGCGGGGTTCGGTTTCGGTTTCTtgtgctctttgcgctccttgtcgctgcgccgcttcttgGACGGGTTCTCCTCATCGTCCTTGCGTTTTCTTCGCTGGCgtgcaagctcggcgagctttTCCCGCGTGCTCTTAGGCGCAGACGATGCGGTGTGCTCTGCTTGAACGTCCTGCGGCGTGTCTGCTTGCTCCGCGTCCGAATCGCTGCTATCCGAATCGCTTTCGTCCTCGCGGAAAAGAGCGTCCTCCTCACTCGACTCCTCCGCCACAAACTCTTGCTGGGTTTGGGGCTGGGGCTGGGGCTGGGGCGCCTTTTTACGACGCGTACTGCGCTTCTTGGGCTCGGGACTCGGCTCGGGAAGGTACTCGATCTGACTCgcctcttcgcgcgcacgacggcgcgacgctgcgatTGCCTCTGCACGGCGTCGATGCTCCTCTTCcttttcgcggcgcagcgcgagcagctgcgtttctttttcgcgctgcttctcGTTGAGCTGTacaagctgctgctggTGCTGTTCCTCGTACGTGCGCGTCTCTTCCAAGACACTCTCGGCCTGACGCAACAGCGAGATTTCTGCATatttggcgcgctgctcgacgaccTCGGCGGTGATGTACAAGAGCTGGCCTTTCTTTGCCGCATCCTCGAGCGTTTCCAAGACGggctgtgcgtcgcgcacccAGCCGATGGCCTCctgcaaatgcgccgcgccgcgctgctcgacggGCAGGTCGTACAgcatctgcagcgcttTCTGCGCCATCACCGCACGATTGTACGCAATCTGCTTGCACTCAATTTCTCCGCTTtcgtcgccgcgcatggccaggagctgcgcagATGTATCCAAATGACACACGGCCTGCTCCAAAAGCGCAAACTCCTTTTGGCGCAATCCAAGCGCGTactctgcacgcgcaaggTACTGCAGCACCATGGGATTCTTCTCGTTATGGTGGCGCGTGAGCGCTAATTCGTAcacatgcacggcgcgctccaaatCGTTGCAGCGCATGTATGCATGGCCCTGGCACACATACACGCTggcgtcgtcgcgcacctcgcgcagccTGCCAAAGACGCCGACGGCGTCCTCtgcggcgttgcgccgACGCTCTTCCACAGCCTCTGGCGCAGCAGACGCATCACCCaacgcatcgtcggcaAGCAGAATTGCCAGGCCCTGTGCGGCAAAGACACACTGCGGATGCACGCCCAACGCCTTGTCGAACAAGTCAGCGGCGCGGTACATGCTCTTGGTCTTGTCttcgcgctgcgtcggGCCTGCGGGCGTGTGCAGTCCGATTTGGTAGTACGTCCAGCCCAGTACGCTAAGCACCCAAGCGTCGtggcgcgcctcttccgtgacgcggcgcgccgcaccggCGCTGCCAAACACTGTCTTGCCCACATCTGGGTT
This is a stretch of genomic DNA from Malassezia vespertilionis chromosome 1, complete sequence. It encodes these proteins:
- the nop56 gene encoding Nucleolar protein 56 (EggNog:ENOG503NWPQ; COG:A; COG:J); this encodes MPGTPTHVLFESAAGLALFKVDQSESIGSQTKQVQEALADLQAFGKMVRLVSFSPFTSAPEALQGCLDISEGIVDDHLRSLLTLNLRPEGKKVKGIELGVADRNLASSIVSDTGIPCDTGETSQELIRGVRLHADKMLKGMMPGDLERAQLGLGHSYSRSKVKFNVNRSDNMIIQAIALLDTLDKDVNTFAMRVREWYGWHFPELVRLVPDNITYARLARFVKAKEELSEDKLEEMTEILEGDEIAAQNILDAGRASMGTEIGELDMINIENFADRVVHLATYRKQMHAYLVEKMHLVAPNLSALIGEVIGARLISHAGSLTNLAKYPASTVQILGAEKALFRALKTKGNTPKYGLIYHASAIARAAPKNKGRMSRFLANKISIASRIDCFSEMPTTKFGEVLHQQVEERLEFYETGKPTGKNSDAMHKAIMAMEEEAGDLMDVEAEVDDDDDSDSDDDSEPAAPIKSKEKSKASKKDKKEKKSKKSKSKSKDKDKASNVEKAAKKAAKKAKSSSKDKDKKK
- the SCL1 gene encoding proteasome endopeptidase complex (BUSCO:EOG092645QN; MEROPS:MER0000557; EggNog:ENOG503NUBK; COG:O); its protein translation is MSRSSYDRHLTIFSPEGRLYQVEYAFKAINAAGITAVAVRGCDSVVIATQKKVQDKLIDASTVTHIYSLTPEIGCVITGRESDALSQVQRARSEAAEYKYKYGYPISPDLLAKRLANINQVYTQKAAMRPLGIAMILIGLDDEQDSAPQIFKLDPAGHYEGFRATASGAKQTEAINFLERQFKRSAHPSLPPSTRPHAATSPADEAMVEAAEVSAHLSRDDLLDMAVNALNTVLAQELKANEIQVGLVGGPVAKQGDEFERRFRTLNENEIGQVLERLAERD